The Leadbetterella byssophila DSM 17132 DNA window TTCCATTTCATCAGTAAATTTTGAAGTGGGGGCCGCTAATTTTTTAATCAGGGCTATCTGACCTGTATGGTAGATGTCATGATGGATAATTCCGTTCAAAAGTGTGTCAAAATTGTATTCAGCTCCAGGAACCATTTCCTGTAGAAAGCTGTCATCCTTATTTTCTAGTGCCTTGATTAATTCATCCTGGCTTAAGGTTAATTCCATCATGAGCGTCTCTAGTTCAAACTCATCTACATGATGGAAATCGCCAAAATTCTTCTTCTCACTATCAATATTATAACTAGCATCTCCCTGTATTTTCTTCAAGGCAAATAACCTCCAGGAAGTGATGTGGTATATCAATTCTGCTATGCTATGGATTTGTGCGGGCTTATATGCCGCAGTTTTCACTTTAAGTCCCTTGGTTTGCTCCAATAAGGACGGTCCATGCCAAGCTCCACCATGAAAACTGGCATTCAATAAGCGAATGATGTTCTTTACGTTTTCCATGACTATTGCCATAGGACCCAAATCATACCCAAGTGATAGGTGTCATGCTGTATGAGTCCATTTAATAGTGTGTAAAAATTATAGTACTCTCCAGGAACATTTCTATTTAATAAGCTGTCATCAAACTCCTCTAGTTTTTTTAGAAGCGTCATATGCGTACTCAATAAATTTTCTTTTAATCGTACAGGATCATTCAAGTCCTCCTCTGTCCCCCAGTTTTCTTCATCTGTTTCTAGACGGAAATGAATATTATCCTCGAGCTTTTCTATAACAAACCTTCTATAGGCGGTAAGATGAAAGATGTTTTGTGCGATGGATTGTTTTGAAATCGATGGCTTCTCTTTCAACTTGCTCTCGGGAAGGCTATTGATGATCTCCATAACGGAAGGTCCGTGCCATGCATCCCCTCTAAATACCGTGTCTATATTGTCGATGATTCTGGATAGGTTTGTTTCTACCATAGGTAAACCAAAATGTTTAATGCAAAATTGGCAAATTTCCTGTGAATTATGTGAGTTACCGGCAAAAATATTCAATACTTCCTATCCTTCCAGTGGGTTTCCCTTTGGAAAAGATAGTATAAGAATTGAAGCAACCAAGCTACAGATAAATAGATGAAAAACAATGGAAGGTAAGTTACAAAGCCTCTAAGTTTTAATTTCTTTTGGTAAAAAAGAATAATAAAGAAGTGAAAAAGAAGAAGGAGGCTAAGTGCCAAAATGAAAGTTGAACTGGAGTATATTCCAAGCACAATGAACAGAGGTAAACTGATAGCTTGCAGAAAACCCCAAAATACCGTTTTCGGTGCATTCTCAATGGCCCCTTTTAGCCATCTCTTTCTCTGTTTCCAATAATTTTCAGCAGGTTTAGTCCATGCCAGAACATCTGCCTCAAAAGCCTGCACAAATCCGAATCCGGATTTTATGATCTGAGAATACAAAAGATAATCTTCTACTATACTGAAACCTATTTTTTTATAACCTCCAATAGCATCATAGGCCCTCCTGCTAACCGCCATATTATTGCCCATGCCCGTAACCGGAATCCGTAATAAAGAAACCAGATAAAAAAGCGTTAAAGCCATTAACCATTCCATACCTTGCATCAGCCCCCAAAAGGTGTCTCTCTTGACAGTGGTTACCCCAACTACCACTCCCGTATTTCCCTGGAAATGTTTTAATAGTCCGGAGATCCAATAGGGTGGGAGTTCCATGTCTGCGTCAGTAAAGAACAAGTATTCTCCCTGTGCTTCAGAGGCTAATAGATCTAATACACGCGTTTTTCCCTTAAGTATACTTTCTTCTTCGCTTACATGAAAAACTTTCACGTTAGGCCTTTGACTGGCATAGGCATCCATCAATTCCCCCGTCTTATCATGGGATTGATCGTTCCCTAGAATGATTTCATATGCCTCTTTGGAGTACTGCAATCCATCTAATGATTGAAACAAATGGGGAAGATTATCTTCCTCGTTACGCGCAGGGATCAATATGGAGACCAAGGGTTTCATCATACTCTTGCAAAGATACACGCTCGTTTGCGGGAGAAGATATTTTTACCGACTTTTGAACACAAATCAAAGAACAATGCGTAATAAGAAACTCTTCTTGCTGGATGCTTATGCCTTAATCTATAGAGCACATTTTGCTTTTGCTAAGAATCCTAGAATCACTTCTAAAGGATTGAATACCGGTCCTATATTTGGTTTTACCAATACTCTTTTAGAGGTAATCAAAAAGGAAAAGCCTACGCATTTAGTGGTTTGCTTTGACACCAAAACTCCCACTTTTCGCCATACAGAGTTTGTAGATTATAAGGCCAATAGAGAAGAACAACCTGAAGATATCACTTTAGCTGTACCTTATATCAAGCGACTGATTCAAGCCATGAATATACCATGTCTAGAAAAGGATGGATATGAAGCAGATGACGTGATAGGTACTCTGGCTAAAAAAGCTTCTAAAGATGAGTTTGAAGTCTTTATGTATACCCCTGATAAAGATTACGGTCAATTAGTGGATGAACATATTTTCTTATATAAACCCGCCTTCCTAGGAAATGGAGTAGAAGTGATGGGTGTTCCCGAGGTTTTAGATCGTTGGGGTATCAAACGCATTGATCAAGTGGTAGATGTACTGGGCTTAATGGGGGACAAGGTAGATAATATTCCTGGTATACCCGGCGTGGGAGAGAAGACCGCAGTGAAATTATTAGAGCAGTACGACACATTAGAAGGCATTCTGGAAAATGCGGATAAGATCTCAGGTAAACTGGGTGAAAAGGTTCGTGCGGGTAAGGAAAGTGCTTTGATGTCCAAATGGTTAGCAAAGATAGATACGGAAGTTCCCATTGAATTCGAGGAAGAGCGTTTTCTACTGAATGAAGAATACGGCCCTGAACTGGCTGAACTTTTTGATGAGCTGGAATTCAGAACCTTGAAATCCAGAATCTTTAAACCAACGACGGAAACAGGTACTCCTAATGAAACGGAAAAGCCGAAACCGAAAGCACCGGAAAGTAATCAAATGAATCTATTCGGAGACCTAGAAGAAGTGTCTGAACCTCAGGACACTACTTTGCATACGGCCAAAGACGTGTTGCATGATTATTACCTCATTTCAACACCTGAAGAAAGGGCTGAACTACTGGAATATTTGTTAGCTCAGGAAGAAATCTGCTTTGACACGGAAACCACAGACATAGATGCATTAGATGCGCAGATTGTAGGACTTTCCTTTGCCTACCGTCCCAGAGAAGCCTTTTACATCCCTTTTTCGCCTAAGTTTGAAGAGGCAAAGGCTGTTCTAATCGAGTTTAAACCTCTTTTTGAAAATGAAAATATCAGGAAGGTAGCTCAAAATATAAAATACGACTTGACCATTCTGGCTACCTATGGGGTAGAGGTTAAGGGCGAAATTTATGATACCATGTTAGCGCACTACATTTTGGAGCCGGACCAGCGTCATGGTATGGATTATTTAGCTGAAACCTATCTGAGTTACAAGCCTATCCCTATCTCTGATTTGATAGGTAAAGGAAAGAAGCAACTGAACATGCGCGATGTTCCATTAGAGCAGATCAAGGAATACGCTGCAGAAGATGCAGATATCACCTTACAACTGAAACATGTACTTGATGCACAAATCAAAAAGACAGATCAAGGGAGATTACTACAAGAGGTAGAACTGCCCCTGGTACATGTCTTAAGCGATATGGAAAGAACTGGGGTGAAGATAGATGTAGAAGCCTTACATGATCTTTCCAATACGCTTCAAAAGGACTTGGCTAAGACGCAAGAAGATATTTTCCAATTGGCAGGAATGGAGTTTAATGTTGGCTCTCCGAAGCAATTGGGCGAAATCCTCTTCGAACATATGAAGATTGACGAAAAGCCTAAGAAAACTCCTACCGGTCAATACGCTACAGGAGAGGATATTCTAGTCAACTACGAAGCGGATCACGAGATCGTTCGAAAGATTCTAGATTTTAGAGAATTAAGCAAGTTGAAGAGCACCTATGTAGATGCCTTACCTACTCTGATTTCAAAAAGGACGGGAAGAATTCATACTACCTATAATCAAGCTGTTGCAGCTACGGGTAGACTTAGTAGTACTAATCCTAACCTGCAGAACATTCCTATCCGTACCGAAAGAGGTAGAGAGATACGGAAGGCTTTTATTCCGGGTGGAGAGGAATTTACGATTCTTTCTGCTGACTACAGCCAAATAGAATTACGCATCATGGCGGATTTTAGCGGCGACGAGAGTATGTTAGAAGCTTTTGATAATGGCATGGACATCCACGCCGCAACGGCCTCAAAGGTTTTTGGTGTATCCTTAGAGGAGGTGAACAGTGATATGAGAAGAAAAGCCAAGATGGTCAATTTTGGTATAATCTACGGAATATCAGCCTTCGGTTTAGCCCAGAGACTAGGTATTCCTAGAGGAGAGGCAAAGAATATCATAGATGCCTATTTTACTCAGTTTCCAAAAGTGAAATCCTATATGGATCAAACCATAGAGAAGGCAAGGGAATTAGAATACGTAGAGACCATTCTGGGTAGAAGGAGATATTTAAGAGATATCAATTCAAGAAATCAGACCAATAGAGGATTTGCGGAACGAAATGCCATCAATGCTCCTATTCAAGGTAGTGCAGCAGATATGATCAAAGTGGCCATGATTCAGATCCATGATTTCATGAAAAAGGAAAATTTGAAATCAAAGATGATTCTGCAAGTACATGACGAATTGGTCTTTGATGCTCATCATTCTGAAGTAGAGTTTCTGAAAGAGAAGATTGATTATTACATGGTAAATGCGCTGCCACTCAAGGTGAAAATTGAAACCGGAATAGGTATAGGGAAGAATTGGCTTGAAGCACATTAAGAGAGTAGGGTTTAACCCTACTCATCAAATCCCACTGAAGTAAATTCAAATCTATCTCCATCAAACAGACCTTTATCGCTCAATTTTAAGGAAGGTATAACCAGTAAGGCCATAAAGGATAAGGTCATAAATGGACTGTCCAATACACTTCCTAGACTTTCTCTGACGAACTGGTCTATTTTGATGTATTCTTGAGCCACTTCATACCCATCTCCGGCACTCATTAAGCCTGCTATGGGCAGAGGTAATATAAGTTTCTTGTCTTTGGAAACAGCAGATAATCCCCCTTTCTCTTTAACCACCAGGTTGATAGCATCTACGATACTTTTATCATCACAACCTACGGCAACAATATTATGGGAATCATGGGCTACGGAAGAGGCTATAGCTCCTTGCTGAAGACCAAAGCCATGAATATATGCTACGGCCGGTGGATCGGCATGGTACCTGTTATACACCACTATTTTTAGGATATCTTCTTGTCCTACTTTATTCGCATCTACCCACTTTCTTTCTGTAACGATCTGTCCGTTCAAAGCACCGATAACCCTGACCTTTGAACCCTGAACAGGAATTTGAATCTCTTTTTCTGTAATGGCATGAGTCTTGAAGTGGTTTATGGTTTGAGGCGGAGGGCCTTGAATCAAGCTCTTTCCATTTTCTGCCACCTTTTGTCCGTGAATGTAGGTGTCTATTACATTGAATTCTATTAGGTTGTCAACAAGTATGACATCTGCCCAATCACCCTCTCTCAACATTCCCACAGGTAAGCTGTAATGTTGGATGGGTTGAATCGTGGCCATTCTGATGGCGGCGAAAGGATTTATACCGAAGGCGACTGCTCGCTTTACCAAGGCATTAATATGACCTAATAAAAGAGAGTCAGGATGTTTATCATCTGAACAGAACATCATTTGATCAGAATGCTCTTTTGCCAGAGGGATAAGGGCTTCAAAGTTTCTTGCAGCGCTACCTTCTCTGATTAGGATTTTTACGCCCAGTTTCAACTTGCCTTCCGCTTCTTCGAGGGTGAAACATTCATGATCCGTACTAATTCCGGCACTAAAGTATTTTTCTGCTTGCTCTCCTTTTAGACCGGGAGCATGTCCATCAATAGGTTTTCTGTGTTTTTGAGCCACCTTTATTTTGGCCATGACCATGGGATCCTCATTAATTACTCCCGGGAAGTTCATCATTTCTGCCAGGTATGGGATACGCGGATCAGCAAGCATTTGATCTATGTCATCTACCGTGACCTCTGCACCGGCCGTTTCAAAAGTGGTTGCGGGTACGCAAGACGGTGCACCAAAAAAGAATTTGAAAGGAACGGTTTGTCCATTTTCCAGCATGTAATACACGCCTTTTGTTCCTAAAACGTTAGCTATCTCATGCGGATCAGAGATCGTGGCAACTGTCCCGTGAACCACCGCCAGTTTAGCGAACTCACTGGGTGCTAGTAGGGAACTTTCTATATGAACATGGGCATCTACAAAGCCCGGCAGTATATAAGGTAAGTTAGGATCTTCATTCCCTAATTTCTCAATTCGGAATATACGGTTTTCAAATAGAATGACTCTCGCCTCAAATATTTGATCATCCCAGAGGTCTACGTAATTACCTGAGATATACTGCATAGCATTTGGAAGTTTTAATTATTTTTCGTAAATTTCTTAATAGGATCCTATTAATGGACTTACTTATACCTGTAAAGTTATTAAAACTGAAGATAGGGCAGAAGTTTTGCTAAAGTTTCTTCATCTAAAGCGTCTATATTTTTTAGATCTTCCAAATTTTTAAATTCTCCATGTTGTTTCCTATAGGCCAAGATAGCTTTAGCTTGGTAGGATCGTAAGTAAGGGTGTTTCAGTTCCGCTACTTCATTTATCTTTATTTTGCTTACCGGAGTTTTGATTTTTAAGTAAGGTCTTATCTGAGCAATGGTTTCCGGTTTCAATCCGTAGATTTCATTTAACTGATCCAAAGAATGAAATCCGCCTAATGCCGTTCTGTATTTGATGATCCTGGAAGCAAAGGTTTTCCCTATTCCTTTTAAAGTGACCAGATCTGTGCTGTCTGCCAGATTGAGGTCCATAGCTATAATCCTTTGTTGGGGTTTATGTGAGGTTTGGATTTTGATCCAGGGTGCTAGGCTGTCATATAGGACAGGAGGGAAGTTGTATATTTTTTGCAAATCTTCTTTTGTCCGGAATTTCCCACCTTTGCTTCTGAAATTGATCATGCTTTTCATTGTTTTCTCAGGTATTCCAAGAAGTGCCAATGAATCTTCAGTTAAGGTATTAGGATCAAAGTGAAATCTTTGGTACACAGGTGCTTCATACGGATAGATAGTGAGGAGTACTCTTTGCTTACTTTCTGTAGAGTGTTTTTTTAGCAAATAGTAGGCAGTGGCAGTAAAGAAGAGTAGGAGCATAAATGATCTAATGCTTTGGGCTTCCTTCTTAGGAATGTCCCAAAACAGGGTCATTAATTTTTTCATGGTGTGGATAGTTGGGACCTTGCACGGGGCAAGGTCCTTATTTCAAAATTACATGACTGATTTCATGTAAACGGCATTTTCCTGCATAGCGTCAAGAGAATCTCCTGCATATTGTTCCTGTTCTACCATAAAGTATTTAACTCCGGCCTTCTTAGCATCTGCAATGATCTTCTTGTAGTCCAATAGTCCGGACGACAATACTCCCTGGGTAGGTCTTGGATCCCTTCCTGTCATTTGCTTCACATGAACTAGATCATATCTACCTGCATATTTTTGCAGATGGGCTACGCAACTTTCACCAACTGCTTCTGCCCAGAAGATATCTAATTCAAAGATGACCAACTTAGGGTCTGTATTGGCCAAAAGGATCTCCTGTCCTTTCACACCGTTTTTGTTTTCAAAGGAATATCCGTGGTTATGATATCCGAATTTCAGACCATATTGTTTGCATAACTCTCCGGCCTTATTGAACTCTTCCGCTCTGCGCTTCCATTCGTCTTCCGACTTCTGAGGGCCGATCATGGGAGAGATCAAGTACTTCAAACCTACCTCTTTAGCCTTTTCTACGGAAGCGGTATTGATATCCGGCACACCTGTGTGACTACTGATCACGCTTACTCCAATTTCCTTAAAGAATGCTTTAGCTTCAGCAGCATTCATCCCCCAATAGGGGTCTTTCGAATAAGATTCAAATTGAGTGTAGCCCATTTTTGCCAAAGCCCTCATGGTATTGATAGGATCTTTTGACATCTTATCCCTTACACTGTAAAGTTGACAACCGAAATCCTTCTTTTTTGCAGCAAATACATCAAGACCTGCAGTGGCTAGGGCTGCAAAAGCTGCACCGGATTGAATAAATTGACGTCTTTTCATTTTTTATGTTTACGTTTAAAAGGTTAGTTAAGGGTCTAGTTGTTTATAATAATTAAGGTTTAATCTTCAAATAATGACCCTAAGCCACCTAATACGGAGCCTCCCTCTTTCTTGGTATTGGGACCGGATGAGGAAAGACGTTGGATTAATTTTGAGATGGGTAAAGATTGTAACCATACTCTTCCTGTTCCGCTTAAAGTGGCTAAAAACATGCCTTCTCCTCCAAAAATCATGGATTTTAGGTTGCCTGCAGCTTGTATGTCAAAATGAATCTGAGGCTCGAATGCTACTATACAACCGGTGTCTACTCTCAGAGTTTCATTGCTGAGTTGCCTCTCTATCACTACGCCTCCGGAATGTATAAAGGCCATGCCATCTCCTTGAATTCTTTGCAAAATGAATCCTTCTCCTCCAAAAAATCCTGCACCTAAGCGTTTATTAAAATGTATATTTATGCTAGTGCCTAAGGCAGCACAAAGGAAGGCGTCCTTTTGTACAATCAGCGTATTTTGGTATATCTGTGCAAGGTCTACTGGTTTGATGGTGCCTGGGTAAGGAGCAGCAAAGGCAACCTTCCTTTTGCCATAACCTCTATTGGTGAAATGGGTCATAAATAGAGATTCCCCGGTGAGTAATCTGGAGCCAGCCTGGAATACCTTACCCAGAAAACCCTGTTCAGGAGCAG harbors:
- the polA gene encoding DNA polymerase I, whose translation is MRNKKLFLLDAYALIYRAHFAFAKNPRITSKGLNTGPIFGFTNTLLEVIKKEKPTHLVVCFDTKTPTFRHTEFVDYKANREEQPEDITLAVPYIKRLIQAMNIPCLEKDGYEADDVIGTLAKKASKDEFEVFMYTPDKDYGQLVDEHIFLYKPAFLGNGVEVMGVPEVLDRWGIKRIDQVVDVLGLMGDKVDNIPGIPGVGEKTAVKLLEQYDTLEGILENADKISGKLGEKVRAGKESALMSKWLAKIDTEVPIEFEEERFLLNEEYGPELAELFDELEFRTLKSRIFKPTTETGTPNETEKPKPKAPESNQMNLFGDLEEVSEPQDTTLHTAKDVLHDYYLISTPEERAELLEYLLAQEEICFDTETTDIDALDAQIVGLSFAYRPREAFYIPFSPKFEEAKAVLIEFKPLFENENIRKVAQNIKYDLTILATYGVEVKGEIYDTMLAHYILEPDQRHGMDYLAETYLSYKPIPISDLIGKGKKQLNMRDVPLEQIKEYAAEDADITLQLKHVLDAQIKKTDQGRLLQEVELPLVHVLSDMERTGVKIDVEALHDLSNTLQKDLAKTQEDIFQLAGMEFNVGSPKQLGEILFEHMKIDEKPKKTPTGQYATGEDILVNYEADHEIVRKILDFRELSKLKSTYVDALPTLISKRTGRIHTTYNQAVAATGRLSSTNPNLQNIPIRTERGREIRKAFIPGGEEFTILSADYSQIELRIMADFSGDESMLEAFDNGMDIHAATASKVFGVSLEEVNSDMRRKAKMVNFGIIYGISAFGLAQRLGIPRGEAKNIIDAYFTQFPKVKSYMDQTIEKARELEYVETILGRRRYLRDINSRNQTNRGFAERNAINAPIQGSAADMIKVAMIQIHDFMKKENLKSKMILQVHDELVFDAHHSEVEFLKEKIDYYMVNALPLKVKIETGIGIGKNWLEAH
- a CDS encoding ComEA family DNA-binding protein yields the protein MKKLMTLFWDIPKKEAQSIRSFMLLLFFTATAYYLLKKHSTESKQRVLLTIYPYEAPVYQRFHFDPNTLTEDSLALLGIPEKTMKSMINFRSKGGKFRTKEDLQKIYNFPPVLYDSLAPWIKIQTSHKPQQRIIAMDLNLADSTDLVTLKGIGKTFASRIIKYRTALGGFHSLDQLNEIYGLKPETIAQIRPYLKIKTPVSKIKINEVAELKHPYLRSYQAKAILAYRKQHGEFKNLEDLKNIDALDEETLAKLLPYLQF
- a CDS encoding DinB family protein is translated as MAIVMENVKNIIRLLNASFHGGAWHGPSLLEQTKGLKVKTAAYKPAQIHSIAELIYHITSWRLFALKKIQGDASYNIDSEKKNFGDFHHVDEFELETLMMELTLSQDELIKALENKDDSFLQEMVPGAEYNFDTLLNGIIHHDIYHTGQIALIKKLAAPTSKFTDEMESRYFETNDPDFY
- a CDS encoding glycosyltransferase, which produces MMKPLVSILIPARNEEDNLPHLFQSLDGLQYSKEAYEIILGNDQSHDKTGELMDAYASQRPNVKVFHVSEEESILKGKTRVLDLLASEAQGEYLFFTDADMELPPYWISGLLKHFQGNTGVVVGVTTVKRDTFWGLMQGMEWLMALTLFYLVSLLRIPVTGMGNNMAVSRRAYDAIGGYKKIGFSIVEDYLLYSQIIKSGFGFVQAFEADVLAWTKPAENYWKQRKRWLKGAIENAPKTVFWGFLQAISLPLFIVLGIYSSSTFILALSLLLLFHFFIILFYQKKLKLRGFVTYLPLFFIYLSVAWLLQFLYYLFQRETHWKDRKY
- a CDS encoding DinB family protein; this encodes MVETNLSRIIDNIDTVFRGDAWHGPSVMEIINSLPESKLKEKPSISKQSIAQNIFHLTAYRRFVIEKLEDNIHFRLETDEENWGTEEDLNDPVRLKENLLSTHMTLLKKLEEFDDSLLNRNVPGEYYNFYTLLNGLIQHDTYHLGMIWVLWQ
- a CDS encoding TIGR00266 family protein, producing MRSHQIDFQIHGEDIQIVEIELDPQETVIAEAGAMLFMEDGIQFETKLGDGTAPEQGFLGKVFQAGSRLLTGESLFMTHFTNRGYGKRKVAFAAPYPGTIKPVDLAQIYQNTLIVQKDAFLCAALGTSINIHFNKRLGAGFFGGEGFILQRIQGDGMAFIHSGGVVIERQLSNETLRVDTGCIVAFEPQIHFDIQAAGNLKSMIFGGEGMFLATLSGTGRVWLQSLPISKLIQRLSSSGPNTKKEGGSVLGGLGSLFED
- the ade gene encoding adenine deaminase — protein: MQYISGNYVDLWDDQIFEARVILFENRIFRIEKLGNEDPNLPYILPGFVDAHVHIESSLLAPSEFAKLAVVHGTVATISDPHEIANVLGTKGVYYMLENGQTVPFKFFFGAPSCVPATTFETAGAEVTVDDIDQMLADPRIPYLAEMMNFPGVINEDPMVMAKIKVAQKHRKPIDGHAPGLKGEQAEKYFSAGISTDHECFTLEEAEGKLKLGVKILIREGSAARNFEALIPLAKEHSDQMMFCSDDKHPDSLLLGHINALVKRAVAFGINPFAAIRMATIQPIQHYSLPVGMLREGDWADVILVDNLIEFNVIDTYIHGQKVAENGKSLIQGPPPQTINHFKTHAITEKEIQIPVQGSKVRVIGALNGQIVTERKWVDANKVGQEDILKIVVYNRYHADPPAVAYIHGFGLQQGAIASSVAHDSHNIVAVGCDDKSIVDAINLVVKEKGGLSAVSKDKKLILPLPIAGLMSAGDGYEVAQEYIKIDQFVRESLGSVLDSPFMTLSFMALLVIPSLKLSDKGLFDGDRFEFTSVGFDE
- a CDS encoding sugar phosphate isomerase/epimerase family protein yields the protein MKRRQFIQSGAAFAALATAGLDVFAAKKKDFGCQLYSVRDKMSKDPINTMRALAKMGYTQFESYSKDPYWGMNAAEAKAFFKEIGVSVISSHTGVPDINTASVEKAKEVGLKYLISPMIGPQKSEDEWKRRAEEFNKAGELCKQYGLKFGYHNHGYSFENKNGVKGQEILLANTDPKLVIFELDIFWAEAVGESCVAHLQKYAGRYDLVHVKQMTGRDPRPTQGVLSSGLLDYKKIIADAKKAGVKYFMVEQEQYAGDSLDAMQENAVYMKSVM